The Buteo buteo chromosome 23, bButBut1.hap1.1, whole genome shotgun sequence genome includes a window with the following:
- the LOC142044050 gene encoding alpha-1-acid glycoprotein-like isoform X1, with product MASLAPRFRAAMAGIAAILSLTSLLPTAAFPCGAPRLQHPDNATASKLLGMWLYVAGAAQFPQHLLEMLLIDHGHLHVEPHAGEQELLITQRVAVGDQCLTNNSTYFEITAGNTTLVKHAKTQQTVGMLMNLSSEDVLLIQYQLQMERTYLGLYLYARNLSVSTAHWEEFERHAKCLGVSKEEIVYAPWKTELCQTKEIKKGNSPCTEPTAAVTASPPPGTRQPGSTGN from the exons ATGGCTTCACTTGCTCCTCGCTTTCGGGCAGCCATGGCTGGGATCGCTGCCATCCTCAGCCTCACGTCGCTGCTGCCCACGGCCGCCTTCCCCTGCGGAGCCCCACGCCTGCAGCACCCGGACAACGCCACGGCATCGAAG ctGCTGGGGATGTGGCTGTACgtggctggggctgcccagttcccccagcacctcctggaGATGCTGCTCATCGACCACGGCCACCTCCACGTGGAGCCTCACGCCGGCGAGCAGGAGCTGCTCATCACCCAGCGCGTGGCCGT GGGGGACCAATGTCTCACCAACAACTCCACCTACTTCGAAATCACTGCTGGTAACACCACACTGGTGAAGCACG CCAAGACCCAGCAAACTGTGGGGATGCTGATGAACCTCAGCTCTGAAGACGTTTTACTCATCCAGTACCAACTGCAGATGGAAAGAACATATTTGGGACTGTATCTCTACG CCCGAAACCTGAGCGTAAGCACAGCCCACTGGGAAGAGTTCGAGCGTCACGCCAAGTGCCTGGGGGTGAGCAAAGAGGAGATCGTGTACGCGCCGTGGAAAACG GAGCTGTGTCAAACGAAAGAaatcaaaaaaggaaacagcCCATGCACGGAGCCCACGGCTGCGGTCACAGCATCACCTCCTCCGGGTACCCGCCAGCCTGGGAGCACGGGTAACTGA
- the LOC142044050 gene encoding alpha-1-acid glycoprotein-like isoform X2 → MASLAPRFRAAMAGIAAILSLTSLLPTAAFPCGAPRLQHPDNATASKLLGMWLYVAGAAQFPQHLLEMLLIDHGHLHVEPHAGEQELLITQRVAVGDQCLTNNSTYFEITAGNTTLVKHAKTQQTVGMLMNLSSEDVLLIQYQLQMERTYLGLYLYARNLSVSTAHWEEFERHAKCLGVSKEEIVYAPWKTLNRLQLAAIQHP, encoded by the exons ATGGCTTCACTTGCTCCTCGCTTTCGGGCAGCCATGGCTGGGATCGCTGCCATCCTCAGCCTCACGTCGCTGCTGCCCACGGCCGCCTTCCCCTGCGGAGCCCCACGCCTGCAGCACCCGGACAACGCCACGGCATCGAAG ctGCTGGGGATGTGGCTGTACgtggctggggctgcccagttcccccagcacctcctggaGATGCTGCTCATCGACCACGGCCACCTCCACGTGGAGCCTCACGCCGGCGAGCAGGAGCTGCTCATCACCCAGCGCGTGGCCGT GGGGGACCAATGTCTCACCAACAACTCCACCTACTTCGAAATCACTGCTGGTAACACCACACTGGTGAAGCACG CCAAGACCCAGCAAACTGTGGGGATGCTGATGAACCTCAGCTCTGAAGACGTTTTACTCATCCAGTACCAACTGCAGATGGAAAGAACATATTTGGGACTGTATCTCTACG CCCGAAACCTGAGCGTAAGCACAGCCCACTGGGAAGAGTTCGAGCGTCACGCCAAGTGCCTGGGGGTGAGCAAAGAGGAGATCGTGTACGCGCCGTGGAAAACG
- the LOC142043678 gene encoding alpha-1-acid glycoprotein-like, giving the protein MLASLALLVGLPLALAAEDPSCTPLVPVTFDNTTIPGILGKWVYITGGSKYPPHVAEMKVVKYAVFSFFPGSHEDELDVIESMRVNETCVVRNTSKIQIFQRNSTLMHVDDQVVSTAELIQSDKDLLILKHFNANFPGLSLSARTPNVSKEHLEEFSAHMRCLGFTEEEVFFTSEKDACPLPGEKTGEGDEEQQLV; this is encoded by the exons ATGCTGGCCTCCCTCGCTCTCCTCGTGGGGCTGCCACTCGCCCTCGCCGCTGAGGACCCCAGCTGCACCCCACTCGTCCCGGTCACCTTCGACAATACCACCATCCCTGGG ATCCTGGGAAAATGGGTCTACATCACCGGCGGCTCCAAGTACCCGCCTCATGTGGCAGAGATGAAGGTGGTGAAATACGcggttttttccttctttcctggcAGCCACGAGGACGAGCTCGATGTCATTGAAAGCATGAGAGT GAACGAGACATGCGTGGTGAGGAACACCAGCAAGATCCAGATCTTCCAGCGCAACTCCACCCTGATGCACG TCGATGACCAGGTGGTTTCCACGGCTGAACTGATCCAAAGCGACAAGGACCTGCTGATCCTGAAGCACTTCAACGCCAACTTCCCGGGTCTGAGCCTCTCGG CACGGACGCCCAATGTGAGCAAGGAGCACTTGGAGGAGTTCAGTGCCCACATGCGCTGCCTGGGCTTCACCGAGGAGGAGGTGTTCTTCACTTCCGAAAAG GACGCCTGTCCCCTGCCTGGGGAGAAGACAGGCGAAGGCGATGAGGAACAGCAGCTGGTGTAA